A genome region from Nocardiopsis exhalans includes the following:
- a CDS encoding replication-relaxation family protein codes for MSTETDSIDILLSLVPKITPRDRKVLNDLYDHQVLTTHHLHQLHFAGRAVRTVNQRLRQLRSYELIAPFRPYAHAGTSPNHWVVDRLGVQWLAAQRNTALAELDYQADHRMRVALDYQLGHVLGLADTFVAFTLAARRTRSASLECWYSERESARRWGRHIRPDAYLQWDQDQAELHAFVEYDTGTEPLTKVARKMKGYTNLATESGLASIVLFAVHSDQRAEHLMDKLAQAPSAQLRMVGAYVSTHEQLHKRGPERAVWRVPGEPSGQRLSLVDIARRHPRKEQGQDEGE; via the coding sequence GTGAGCACTGAAACGGATTCGATCGACATTCTGCTGAGTCTGGTTCCCAAGATCACTCCCCGGGACCGGAAGGTCCTGAACGATCTGTACGACCACCAGGTGTTGACCACCCACCACCTGCACCAGCTGCACTTCGCAGGGCGGGCCGTGCGAACGGTCAACCAGCGGTTGCGTCAGCTGCGCTCCTATGAGCTGATCGCTCCGTTCCGCCCCTACGCGCACGCGGGTACGAGCCCCAACCACTGGGTGGTGGACCGGCTCGGCGTGCAGTGGTTGGCCGCCCAACGGAACACAGCACTGGCGGAGTTGGACTACCAGGCCGACCATCGGATGCGGGTCGCTCTGGACTACCAGTTGGGGCACGTGCTCGGGCTGGCCGACACCTTCGTGGCCTTCACCCTGGCCGCCCGCCGCACCCGCTCGGCGTCGTTGGAGTGCTGGTACTCCGAACGTGAGAGCGCACGCCGCTGGGGACGCCACATCCGCCCCGACGCCTACCTGCAATGGGACCAGGACCAGGCGGAGCTGCACGCCTTCGTGGAGTACGACACCGGCACCGAACCCTTGACGAAGGTGGCGCGCAAGATGAAGGGGTACACGAACCTGGCCACGGAGAGCGGACTGGCCTCGATCGTGCTGTTCGCGGTCCACTCCGACCAGCGCGCCGAGCATCTGATGGACAAGCTCGCCCAAGCGCCCTCAGCACAGTTGCGGATGGTGGGGGCCTACGTGAGCACCCACGAGCAGTTGCACAAGCGCGGCCCCGAACGGGCGGTGTGGCGGGTGCCAGGGGAGCCGAGCGGGCAGCGGTTGAGCCTGGTCGACATCGCTCGCCGTCACCCACGCAAGGAGCAGGGCCAGGACGAGGGCGAGTGA
- a CDS encoding sigma-70 family RNA polymerase sigma factor, which translates to MHLSLLGQIESHFVQIAPTHLTLQGAHVHPWLEERTYSLLELRKVLLDRATPNQVRDVLWRHAMRAARRSQEWMVGALGLAMPLLRGCVGRACRGLGPDGAQFVEAELVAFTIRQIRTATLDHGALGYYLLCRVRRAALGERKRALAAAAQREWGTAEATDLEDEAEATRSCESALQSAVRAGTMTAAEAELIARTRLEKVSLVALSTETEVGYKTLAKRRQRTETRLAAALSAAPGRAPSPSSLAVSAPVSPGDRHRANEAARPEASTTRWPLAS; encoded by the coding sequence ATGCACCTTTCGCTGCTTGGCCAGATCGAATCCCACTTCGTTCAGATCGCACCCACACACCTGACCCTGCAGGGCGCCCACGTGCACCCGTGGTTGGAGGAGCGCACCTACTCGCTCCTTGAGCTGCGCAAGGTCCTGCTGGACCGCGCGACGCCGAACCAGGTGCGCGACGTGCTGTGGCGGCACGCCATGCGTGCGGCCCGCCGCTCGCAGGAGTGGATGGTCGGCGCTCTGGGGCTGGCGATGCCTCTGCTGCGCGGATGTGTGGGCCGCGCCTGCCGGGGCCTGGGCCCCGACGGTGCCCAGTTCGTCGAGGCGGAGCTGGTGGCGTTCACGATCCGGCAGATCCGGACCGCCACCTTGGACCACGGCGCGTTGGGCTACTACCTGCTGTGCCGGGTGCGCCGCGCCGCTCTGGGCGAGCGCAAGCGCGCCCTGGCCGCCGCCGCACAGCGGGAGTGGGGGACGGCCGAAGCCACCGACCTCGAGGACGAGGCCGAGGCCACCCGTTCCTGTGAGTCGGCCCTTCAATCGGCTGTGCGGGCCGGGACCATGACCGCTGCTGAGGCAGAGCTGATCGCCCGCACCCGCCTGGAGAAGGTCTCGCTGGTGGCGCTGTCCACCGAAACCGAGGTGGGCTACAAGACGCTGGCCAAGCGCCGCCAGCGGACCGAGACCCGACTGGCCGCCGCGCTGAGCGCGGCACCCGGCCGCGCCCCGAGTCCTTCTTCCCTTGCGGTGAGTGCGCCGGTTTCGCCTGGTGACAGGCACCGCGCCAACGAAGCCGCTCGGCCGGAGGCGTCGACGACACGGTGGCCGTTGGCTTCTTAG